The following are from one region of the Nocardia terpenica genome:
- the egtD gene encoding L-histidine N(alpha)-methyltransferase has translation MSPVRVDVHLDDDYLAAALRADVREGLTAAPKFLSPKWFYDAVGSLLFEAITGLPEYYPTRAEREILVDHAADIARAAGARTVVELGSGSSEKTRLLLDALSAHGTLRRFVPVDVSESALRDTTRRIADDYRNLVVHGVVGDFTEHLDRLPGETPRLVAFLGGTIGNFLPPERAKLLASIRDVCGSGGWLLLGNDLVKDPETLVAAYDDADGVTAMFNRNVLRVLNRELGADFDVDAFEHVAIWDDENAWIEMRLRATRAMTVRIPLADMAVRLAEGEQVRTEISAKFRPDQIVRELTDSGFDARHLWSDYLGRYLVTLAQVCD, from the coding sequence ATGAGCCCGGTCCGGGTGGATGTGCATCTCGATGACGACTACCTCGCCGCGGCGCTGCGCGCCGACGTTCGGGAGGGGTTGACCGCGGCGCCGAAGTTCCTGTCGCCCAAGTGGTTCTACGATGCGGTCGGCAGCCTACTGTTCGAGGCGATCACCGGTCTGCCGGAGTACTACCCCACGCGCGCCGAGCGCGAGATCCTGGTCGACCACGCCGCCGACATCGCGCGCGCCGCCGGGGCGCGCACGGTGGTCGAGCTGGGGTCGGGCTCCAGCGAGAAGACCCGGCTGCTGCTCGACGCCCTGTCCGCGCACGGCACCCTGCGCCGGTTCGTGCCGGTGGATGTCTCGGAATCGGCGCTGCGCGACACTACCCGGCGGATCGCCGACGACTATCGGAACCTGGTGGTACACGGCGTGGTCGGCGACTTCACCGAGCACCTCGACCGGCTGCCCGGCGAAACACCGCGGCTCGTGGCGTTTCTCGGCGGCACGATCGGCAACTTCCTGCCCCCGGAGCGGGCCAAGCTGCTCGCCTCGATCCGGGACGTCTGCGGGTCCGGCGGGTGGCTGCTGCTGGGCAACGACCTGGTCAAGGACCCGGAGACGCTGGTCGCCGCCTACGACGACGCGGATGGTGTCACGGCCATGTTCAACCGGAACGTGTTGCGGGTGCTCAACCGGGAACTCGGCGCCGACTTCGATGTCGATGCCTTCGAACACGTCGCGATCTGGGACGACGAGAACGCGTGGATCGAGATGCGGCTACGCGCCACGCGTGCGATGACCGTGCGAATTCCCCTGGCGGACATGGCTGTTCGCCTGGCCGAGGGCGAGCAGGTGCGCACCGAGATCTCCGCGAAGTTCCGCCCCGACCAGATCGTGCGCGAGCTGACGGATTCGGGATTCGACGCCCGGCATCTATGGAGCGACTACCTGGGCCGATATCTCGTCACCCTGGCCCAGGTCTGCGACTGA